Proteins co-encoded in one Bacteroidota bacterium genomic window:
- the secA gene encoding preprotein translocase subunit SecA, with translation MLDFLTKSVSKLFGNKSERDIRDIQPIIEKIHKASESISQLSHDGLRSKTIEFKQRIQQAIEAENTQMQELRNAIENNPEMEVSEKEKNYDTIDQLKKTVTSKIEVVLNELLPEAFAVMKETAKRFKENASITVTATQMDRDMAASRDSVKIEGDKAIFSNSWIAAGNRVTWDMVHYDVQLIGGIVLHQGKISEMGTGEGKTLVGTLPVYLNALSGMGLHLVTVNNYLSKRDSEWMGPLFEFHGLTVDCIDKHEPNSDERRRAYLADITYGTNNEFGFDYLRDNMARNPEDLVQRPHNYAIVDEVDSVLIDDARTPLIISGPTPKGDVHEFFELKPKIEKLVNAQRNYVNTVLADAKKTFALNDPKKNEEAGFALLRAYRGLPKNKALIKFLSEPGIKAQLQKTENYYMQDHGKEMPKVDAELFFVIDEKNNTIELTEKGIELISGATEDAKFYVLPDVGSEIAEIEKSTLSDSDKRNRKEELMRDFAIKSERVHTMNQLMKAYTLFELDVEYVIIDNKIKIVDEQTGRIMEGRRYSDGLHQAIEAKENVKVEASTQTYATVTLQNYFRMYKKLAGMTGTAETESAELWDIYKLDVVVIPTNRPIARKDKEDLVYKTKREKYNAVIDNIVEETQKGRPVLVGTTSVEISELLSRMLKLKNIKHNVLNAKMHQREAEIVAEAGKAGTVTIATNMAGRGTDIKLGPGVKEAGGLAIVGTERHDSRRVDRQLRGRAGRQGDPGTSQFFVSLEDDLMRLFGSDRIAKLMDRMGIEEGEVIQHSMITKSIERAQKKVEENNFGTRKRLLEYDDVMNSQREVVYNKRRHALFGERLAVDIANSMYDVCESIVSEYQEQKDVEGFDLELIRVLSIESPVAESEFMKTPHDTLVELVYEKAYAHYQEKAAMITENVYPVVKNVYENSAHIYENIVIPFTDGISTMQVIANLKKSYESKGRELFSAFEKNVPLNIIDDAWKEHLRELDELKTSVQNAVYEQKDPLLIYKFESFELFKTMITKVNKDIVSFLSKASLPEENKNAVKEIKAPVRTDMSKLQVSRTDDTGATAAGKPAPDAAPEKPKVQPVRVEKTVGRNDACPCGSGKKFKNCHGANA, from the coding sequence ATGTTAGATTTTCTTACCAAATCCGTTTCCAAACTATTCGGAAACAAATCAGAGCGCGACATTCGTGATATTCAACCCATCATCGAAAAAATTCATAAAGCCAGTGAAAGCATCAGCCAATTGAGCCACGACGGTTTGCGTTCTAAGACAATTGAGTTTAAACAACGCATTCAACAAGCTATTGAAGCTGAGAATACTCAAATGCAAGAACTGCGCAATGCCATTGAGAACAATCCCGAAATGGAAGTGAGTGAGAAGGAAAAAAACTACGATACTATCGATCAGCTCAAGAAAACTGTTACTAGCAAAATTGAAGTAGTACTTAACGAATTGCTACCTGAAGCTTTTGCTGTAATGAAAGAAACTGCAAAGCGTTTTAAAGAAAATGCAAGTATCACTGTTACTGCCACACAAATGGACCGCGATATGGCCGCCTCCCGCGATAGTGTGAAAATAGAAGGCGATAAAGCTATTTTTTCTAATTCGTGGATAGCTGCCGGTAATCGTGTTACTTGGGACATGGTACATTACGATGTTCAGTTAATTGGTGGGATTGTTTTACACCAAGGAAAAATTTCGGAAATGGGCACGGGTGAAGGAAAAACGCTTGTTGGAACCTTACCCGTTTATTTAAATGCCCTTAGCGGGATGGGATTGCATTTGGTTACTGTAAACAACTACCTCTCCAAGCGTGACTCAGAATGGATGGGTCCTTTGTTTGAATTTCATGGGCTCACCGTTGATTGCATCGATAAGCATGAACCCAATTCGGATGAACGCCGTCGTGCATATTTGGCGGATATTACTTACGGTACCAATAACGAATTTGGCTTTGATTACCTGCGCGACAACATGGCGCGTAATCCGGAAGATTTGGTGCAGCGACCTCACAATTACGCTATAGTGGATGAGGTGGATAGTGTTTTAATTGACGATGCACGTACACCATTGATTATTTCAGGACCAACACCGAAAGGCGATGTACATGAATTTTTTGAGTTAAAACCCAAAATTGAAAAACTAGTTAATGCACAACGCAATTATGTGAATACAGTATTGGCGGATGCTAAAAAAACATTTGCGCTCAACGATCCTAAAAAAAATGAAGAAGCTGGTTTTGCTCTCTTGCGCGCTTACCGCGGATTACCTAAGAATAAAGCCTTAATTAAATTTTTGAGCGAACCCGGAATCAAAGCTCAATTGCAAAAAACCGAAAATTACTACATGCAAGACCATGGCAAAGAAATGCCAAAGGTGGATGCTGAGTTGTTTTTTGTGATTGACGAAAAAAACAACACGATTGAACTTACAGAAAAAGGAATTGAACTTATTTCAGGAGCCACTGAAGACGCTAAGTTTTATGTGCTTCCGGATGTTGGAAGTGAGATTGCTGAAATTGAAAAATCAACATTAAGCGATTCAGATAAGCGAAATCGCAAAGAAGAACTTATGCGCGATTTTGCTATCAAAAGTGAACGTGTGCATACCATGAATCAATTGATGAAGGCTTATACCCTTTTTGAATTGGATGTGGAATATGTGATTATTGATAATAAAATTAAAATTGTTGATGAGCAAACCGGTCGTATTATGGAAGGCCGACGTTATTCAGATGGACTCCACCAAGCAATAGAAGCAAAAGAAAACGTAAAAGTAGAAGCATCAACACAAACCTATGCCACCGTTACCTTGCAGAATTATTTCCGCATGTATAAAAAATTGGCCGGTATGACCGGAACCGCCGAAACTGAATCGGCTGAGTTGTGGGATATTTATAAATTGGATGTTGTTGTAATACCTACCAATCGTCCGATTGCACGTAAAGACAAAGAAGATTTAGTTTACAAAACCAAACGTGAAAAGTACAATGCTGTTATTGATAACATTGTTGAAGAAACCCAAAAAGGTCGTCCGGTGTTGGTTGGTACTACTTCTGTAGAAATTTCGGAATTGCTTAGCCGTATGTTGAAGCTTAAAAATATTAAACACAACGTACTTAATGCCAAGATGCACCAGCGTGAAGCTGAAATTGTAGCCGAAGCAGGTAAGGCCGGTACAGTAACCATAGCTACAAACATGGCCGGAAGGGGTACGGATATTAAACTTGGTCCGGGTGTAAAAGAAGCAGGAGGATTAGCCATTGTTGGTACCGAACGCCACGATTCACGTAGAGTTGACCGACAGTTGAGAGGACGAGCAGGAAGACAAGGTGATCCGGGAACATCCCAATTTTTTGTGTCGCTTGAAGATGATTTGATGCGCTTGTTTGGTTCTGATAGAATTGCCAAATTAATGGACCGCATGGGAATTGAAGAAGGCGAAGTAATTCAGCACAGCATGATTACCAAATCGATTGAACGTGCTCAGAAAAAAGTAGAGGAGAATAATTTCGGCACTCGAAAGCGCTTGCTTGAGTATGATGATGTAATGAATTCGCAGCGAGAAGTAGTGTATAACAAGCGCCGACATGCTTTATTTGGTGAACGTTTGGCAGTTGACATTGCTAACAGCATGTACGATGTATGCGAAAGCATCGTGAGCGAATACCAGGAACAAAAGGATGTTGAAGGTTTTGATTTGGAATTGATACGTGTATTATCAATTGAAAGTCCTGTTGCCGAAAGCGAGTTTATGAAAACACCGCACGACACATTGGTTGAATTGGTATATGAAAAAGCCTATGCACATTACCAGGAAAAGGCAGCAATGATTACAGAAAATGTATATCCTGTTGTGAAAAATGTGTATGAAAATTCAGCACACATTTACGAAAACATTGTGATTCCTTTTACAGATGGAATCAGCACCATGCAAGTAATTGCCAATTTGAAAAAATCATACGAATCAAAAGGACGAGAGCTGTTTTCGGCATTTGAAAAGAACGTTCCATTAAACATTATTGATGATGCCTGGAAAGAACATTTACGTGAGTTGGATGAATTAAAAACATCGGTTCAAAATGCAGTATACGAACAAAAAGATCCATTGTTGATTTACAAGTTTGAATCGTTTGAGTTATTTAAAACGATGATTACTAAAGTAAACAAAGACATCGTTTCCTTTTTATCTAAAGCATCTTTACCTGAAGAAAATAAAAATGCGGTAAAAGAAATTAAAGCACCGGTACGAACCGACATGAGTAAATTACAAGTTAGTCGTACCGACGACACAGGAGCTACTGCTGCCGGAAAACCAGCACCTGATGCTGCACCCGAAAAGCCTAAAGTACAACCTGTGCGTGTTGAAAAAACAGTTGGTCGCAACGATGCTTGTCCTTGTGGAAGTGGCAAAAAGTTTAAAAATTGTCACGGGGCAAATGCCTAA
- a CDS encoding class I SAM-dependent methyltransferase — translation MLVNDTTHSQFDVSAPNYDAEFTTSAIGKMQRERVYFALQVNKLVKSKSKILEINCGTGEDAIWLANHGHSVLATDASEEMIRIAKQKASGLNKSDLQFQQAEFSDLNAKYGTQKFDLIFSNFGGLNCVNVTELTQLFSDFSKLLLPNGKLALVVMGRKCLWERNYFLLKGSSKNAFRRNSKQTVAAHLGAGTYVSTYYYSPKELLQLTDANFKQEELVPIGFFVPPSYLENFFAKNKGYLKVLYFLEKGIFKWKFLANYSDHYLLILTKKT, via the coding sequence ATGCTGGTAAATGATACAACACATTCGCAGTTTGATGTTTCGGCACCGAATTATGATGCTGAATTTACAACAAGCGCCATTGGAAAAATGCAGCGCGAGCGAGTTTATTTTGCCCTACAAGTTAATAAGCTAGTTAAGAGCAAAAGCAAAATTTTGGAAATAAATTGCGGTACAGGCGAAGATGCCATTTGGCTAGCCAATCATGGACATTCGGTTTTGGCTACAGATGCTTCCGAAGAAATGATTCGTATTGCAAAACAAAAAGCAAGTGGATTAAATAAGTCTGATTTGCAGTTTCAACAAGCAGAATTCTCAGACTTAAATGCAAAATACGGCACACAGAAATTTGATTTGATATTTTCCAATTTTGGGGGATTAAATTGTGTGAATGTGACTGAATTAACTCAGCTTTTTTCAGATTTTTCAAAACTACTTTTGCCCAATGGAAAATTAGCACTAGTGGTAATGGGGCGTAAATGTTTATGGGAACGCAATTATTTTTTACTTAAAGGCAGTTCCAAAAATGCGTTTCGCCGAAATTCTAAACAGACGGTTGCTGCTCATTTAGGAGCCGGTACTTACGTTTCAACCTACTATTATTCTCCTAAAGAATTACTTCAATTAACTGATGCAAATTTTAAACAAGAAGAACTTGTACCAATTGGTTTTTTTGTACCACCCTCTTACCTCGAAAATTTTTTCGCCAAGAATAAAGGCTATTTAAAAGTCTTGTACTTTTTGGAGAAAGGAATCTTTAAATGGAAATTTTTAGCAAATTATTCAGATCATTATTTATTGATTCTTACTAAAAAAACATAG
- a CDS encoding radical SAM protein, translating to MSLKILLTHGYFLNEDEKEKEIMKPYPPLGILYISAHLEKHGFYNEVYDSTFSSFENLCAHLLANAPDLVGIYTNLMTKINVLKIIRFIKSTPQLKHTQVVLGGPEVRNHLQNFLLHGADIIVVGEGEESMLEVATHLNTANSKDEWNNIQGIAFLDSTGKLIQTKPRNLLRNIDELPFPNRKKINLQKYFDAWKSKHPQSAISVSTMRGCPYTCNWCSRAVYGQSYRRRSPKLVVDEMEFIQKNYQVDTIWFVDDVFTVSHKWLEEFKDEVVKRKLNFPFECITRADRLNEEVLQLLKQSGCFRVWIGAESGSQKVIDAMDRRVTVEQVRTMIQLAKKFQIQTGTFIMLGYPGETEADIEETIHHLKVADPDLYTITVAYPIKGTPLYAEVESRFVKKLNWESSTDRDIDFTRTYRRKYYDYALRRLYNEVAFYKEKSRGASAPKLLLHKAKSLFSKAAMRWHRALS from the coding sequence ATGTCGCTAAAAATACTACTAACCCACGGTTATTTTCTAAATGAAGACGAAAAGGAAAAGGAAATTATGAAGCCTTATCCTCCGCTCGGAATACTTTACATTTCAGCACATCTCGAAAAACACGGATTCTACAACGAAGTGTATGATTCTACTTTTTCGAGTTTTGAAAATTTGTGCGCTCACTTGCTTGCCAATGCTCCCGATTTGGTAGGGATCTACACAAATTTAATGACCAAAATTAATGTTCTCAAAATCATTCGTTTCATTAAATCTACTCCGCAATTAAAACACACCCAAGTAGTTTTAGGAGGCCCGGAAGTTCGAAATCATTTACAAAATTTTTTGCTGCACGGTGCCGATATCATAGTTGTTGGAGAAGGCGAAGAAAGCATGTTGGAAGTTGCTACACATCTCAATACTGCAAATTCTAAAGATGAATGGAATAACATTCAAGGCATTGCTTTTTTAGATAGTACAGGAAAATTAATTCAAACGAAACCCCGAAACTTACTGCGCAATATTGATGAACTGCCTTTTCCTAATCGAAAAAAAATAAATCTTCAAAAGTATTTCGATGCTTGGAAAAGTAAGCATCCTCAGAGTGCAATTTCAGTCTCTACCATGCGTGGATGCCCATACACTTGCAACTGGTGTAGCCGCGCTGTTTACGGACAAAGCTACCGACGCCGAAGTCCGAAATTAGTGGTGGATGAAATGGAATTTATTCAAAAAAATTACCAAGTCGATACTATTTGGTTTGTGGATGATGTGTTTACAGTGAGCCACAAATGGCTTGAAGAGTTTAAAGATGAAGTAGTAAAGCGAAAACTTAATTTCCCTTTTGAATGTATCACTAGAGCCGATCGACTCAATGAGGAAGTGCTGCAACTATTAAAGCAAAGCGGTTGTTTCAGAGTGTGGATTGGCGCTGAAAGCGGATCTCAAAAAGTAATTGATGCCATGGACCGCCGTGTAACTGTTGAGCAAGTGCGCACGATGATTCAATTGGCAAAAAAGTTTCAAATACAAACAGGCACATTTATCATGCTGGGCTATCCCGGCGAAACCGAAGCAGATATTGAAGAAACCATACATCACCTCAAAGTGGCCGACCCCGATTTATATACAATTACAGTAGCATATCCCATTAAAGGTACACCCTTGTATGCAGAGGTTGAAAGCCGTTTTGTAAAGAAATTAAATTGGGAAAGCAGTACCGACCGTGATATTGATTTTACACGAACATACCGTCGTAAGTATTATGATTATGCCTTACGTAGATTGTATAATGAAGTGGCTTTTTACAAAGAAAAAAGTAGGGGAGCTTCGGCACCAAAACTACTGCTGCACAAAGCGAAATCATTATTTTCAAAAGCAGCTATGCGCTGGCATCGAGCACTAAGTTAA
- a CDS encoding SDR family oxidoreductase, translating to MDLNLSGKRALVCGSTQGIGKAAAIELALLGASVTLLARNEEALKKVCAELPSTNGQAHDYICADFSNPTSLKSAVEHRFGNNRETVHILVNNTGGPQGGPIVTAGVDEFTATFSAHLICNHLLVQALVEGMKNAGYGRIINIISTSVKQPLKGLGVSNTIRGAVANWAKTMSLELGAFGITVNNVLPGATNTQRLVNLNKAKSEKTGRSVDELKKEMVAEIPAGRYAEPFEIANAVAFLASPAAAYINGINVPVDGGRTASL from the coding sequence ATGGATTTAAATCTCAGCGGTAAACGTGCATTGGTATGCGGAAGCACACAAGGAATTGGAAAAGCAGCAGCTATAGAACTGGCCTTGCTGGGAGCTTCTGTTACTTTACTTGCGCGAAATGAAGAAGCACTTAAAAAAGTTTGTGCCGAATTACCAAGTACGAATGGTCAGGCACACGATTATATTTGTGCCGATTTTTCAAACCCTACTTCGCTAAAAAGCGCTGTTGAACATCGTTTTGGAAATAACCGTGAAACAGTTCATATATTGGTAAACAATACCGGTGGTCCACAAGGTGGGCCTATTGTAACTGCCGGCGTTGACGAGTTTACTGCAACTTTTTCGGCTCACTTAATTTGCAATCACCTATTGGTACAAGCACTGGTGGAGGGAATGAAAAATGCCGGATATGGCCGTATCATCAACATTATATCTACTTCCGTAAAACAACCATTAAAAGGACTTGGCGTATCAAACACTATTCGAGGAGCAGTTGCTAACTGGGCAAAAACCATGTCGCTCGAACTTGGTGCATTTGGAATTACAGTAAATAATGTTTTGCCGGGAGCAACCAATACGCAGCGATTGGTAAATTTAAACAAAGCCAAATCTGAAAAAACCGGGAGAAGTGTTGATGAGTTGAAAAAGGAAATGGTGGCCGAAATTCCAGCCGGCAGGTATGCCGAACCTTTCGAAATTGCGAATGCGGTTGCCTTTTTGGCAAGCCCGGCAGCAGCGTATATCAACGGAATAAATGTTCCTGTAGACGGAGGACGTACAGCAAGTTTATAA
- a CDS encoding 3-hydroxyanthranilate 3,4-dioxygenase: protein MAISQPLNIKKWIDENRHLLKPPVGNKMVYTGNKDFIVMVVGGPNSRKDYHYEDGEELFYQLEGDIVVKTIQDGKNVDVHIKEGEMFLLPPHIPHSPQRGAGTIGLVIERNRDEKEIDSCLWYCEKCANKLHEATFHLSDIVAQLPKVMDAFYADLNLRTCTKCGYVMEPPQKLS from the coding sequence ATGGCAATTTCACAACCCCTCAACATTAAAAAATGGATCGACGAAAATCGTCATCTTTTGAAACCACCGGTAGGCAACAAGATGGTGTACACCGGCAATAAAGACTTTATCGTTATGGTGGTAGGTGGACCTAACTCCCGCAAAGATTATCATTACGAAGATGGTGAAGAATTATTTTATCAACTCGAAGGTGATATTGTGGTAAAAACAATACAGGATGGGAAAAACGTGGATGTGCATATTAAGGAAGGCGAAATGTTTTTGCTGCCGCCACACATTCCGCATTCTCCACAAAGGGGAGCTGGAACAATTGGATTGGTAATAGAGCGTAACCGTGATGAAAAGGAAATTGATTCCTGTTTGTGGTACTGTGAAAAATGTGCAAATAAATTACATGAAGCCACGTTTCATCTAAGCGATATAGTAGCTCAATTGCCAAAAGTGATGGATGCTTTTTATGCCGACTTAAATTTACGTACCTGCACAAAATGCGGCTACGTTATGGAACCACCCCAAAAGCTTAGTTAA